The Microcaecilia unicolor chromosome 13, aMicUni1.1, whole genome shotgun sequence genome has a window encoding:
- the MAD2L2 gene encoding mitotic spindle assembly checkpoint protein MAD2B isoform X2, protein MTTLTRQDLNFGQVVADVLCEFLEVAVHLILYVREVYPIGIFQKRKKYNVPVQMSCHPELNRYIQDTLHCVKPLIEKNDVEKVVVMILDKEHHPVERFVFEITQPPLLSVSSDSLLSHVEQLLRALILKISVCDAVLDNNPPGCTFTILVHTREAAARNMEKIQVIKDFPWIVADEQDMHMHEPRLIPLKTMTSDILKICTPLY, encoded by the exons ATGACGACACTGACTCGTCAGGATCTGAACTTCGGACAAG TTGTTGCTGACGTTCTGTGTGAATTTTTGGAGGTGGCTGTTCACCTCATCCTTTATGTCAGGGAAGTTTATCCCATTGGCATCTTTCAGAAGAGGAAAAAATACAATGTTCCTGTCCAG ATGTCTTGTCACCCAGAGCTCAATCGGTACATCCAAGATACTCTCCACTGTGTGAAACCACTGATTGAAAAG AATGATGTGGAGAAAGTAGTGGTGATGATTTTGGATAAAGAGCATCACCCAGTGGAACGATTTGTCTTTGAGATCACGCAACCACCTCTGCTGTCTGTTAG ttCGGACTCTCTGCTCTCACATGTGGAACAGTTACTGCGGGCACTCATTTTAAAGATCAGTGTCTGTGATGCAGTGCTGGATAACAACCCTCCAG GGTGCACCTTCACTATATTGGTTCATACCAGGGAAGCAGCCGCCAGAAATATGGAGAAAATACAAGTTATTAAG GATTTCCCCTGGATCGTCGCTGATGAACAAGATATGCACATGCATGAGCCTCGGCTAATACCTCTCAAGACCATGACATCGGATATTCTGAAG atatgtaCACCTTTATATTGA
- the MAD2L2 gene encoding mitotic spindle assembly checkpoint protein MAD2B isoform X1, whose product MTTLTRQDLNFGQVVADVLCEFLEVAVHLILYVREVYPIGIFQKRKKYNVPVQMSCHPELNRYIQDTLHCVKPLIEKNDVEKVVVMILDKEHHPVERFVFEITQPPLLSVSSDSLLSHVEQLLRALILKISVCDAVLDNNPPGCTFTILVHTREAAARNMEKIQVIKDFPWIVADEQDMHMHEPRLIPLKTMTSDILKMQLYVEERAQKCA is encoded by the exons ATGACGACACTGACTCGTCAGGATCTGAACTTCGGACAAG TTGTTGCTGACGTTCTGTGTGAATTTTTGGAGGTGGCTGTTCACCTCATCCTTTATGTCAGGGAAGTTTATCCCATTGGCATCTTTCAGAAGAGGAAAAAATACAATGTTCCTGTCCAG ATGTCTTGTCACCCAGAGCTCAATCGGTACATCCAAGATACTCTCCACTGTGTGAAACCACTGATTGAAAAG AATGATGTGGAGAAAGTAGTGGTGATGATTTTGGATAAAGAGCATCACCCAGTGGAACGATTTGTCTTTGAGATCACGCAACCACCTCTGCTGTCTGTTAG ttCGGACTCTCTGCTCTCACATGTGGAACAGTTACTGCGGGCACTCATTTTAAAGATCAGTGTCTGTGATGCAGTGCTGGATAACAACCCTCCAG GGTGCACCTTCACTATATTGGTTCATACCAGGGAAGCAGCCGCCAGAAATATGGAGAAAATACAAGTTATTAAG GATTTCCCCTGGATCGTCGCTGATGAACAAGATATGCACATGCATGAGCCTCGGCTAATACCTCTCAAGACCATGACATCGGATATTCTGAAG ATGCAGCTTTATGTGGAAGAGCGAGCCCAGAAGTGTGCGTGA